A single window of Xylocopilactobacillus apicola DNA harbors:
- a CDS encoding DUF1700 domain-containing protein encodes MIEIADKYVAELKTYLTVLDPTELGDVCEFYEEYLLDADFNSRQEIEKELGTPRQLARKILAEHSLSPDSTPILENPHKQAKTKRDLWAIWWILLGLGAIPVGIPLFIVIFVFLLLIFIFIGVVIIVSVALLLSFIAVLVFAIPVIFSANWAVGLFYCGIALMGITFVLMFEPLDFFFIRWLIGTTAKLIRKLGRKVFKKRDSYKGDR; translated from the coding sequence ATGATTGAAATTGCAGATAAATACGTAGCAGAGTTAAAGACTTATCTAACGGTCTTAGATCCAACTGAGTTGGGCGATGTTTGTGAGTTCTATGAAGAGTACTTGTTAGATGCTGATTTTAACAGCCGCCAAGAAATTGAAAAGGAGCTCGGGACGCCAAGACAATTGGCTCGAAAAATCTTAGCGGAGCATTCACTTTCACCAGATAGTACTCCGATCTTGGAGAATCCGCACAAACAAGCAAAAACGAAGCGAGATTTATGGGCAATCTGGTGGATTCTTCTTGGGCTTGGAGCAATTCCGGTCGGGATTCCGCTTTTCATTGTGATCTTTGTGTTTTTACTACTGATTTTTATCTTTATCGGCGTGGTGATCATCGTCTCAGTTGCATTACTGCTTTCTTTTATTGCAGTTTTAGTATTTGCAATTCCGGTAATTTTTAGCGCTAACTGGGCAGTTGGCCTCTTTTATTGTGGGATTGCGCTGATGGGAATTACATTTGTTTTGATGTTTGAACCGCTCGATTTCTTCTTCATTCGCTGGCTGATCGGAACCACGGCGAAGCTGATTCGCAAGCTTGGACGCAAAGTTTTCAAAAAACGTGATTCATATAAAGGGGACAGATAA
- a CDS encoding PadR family transcriptional regulator, with protein sequence MAIQVSSELLEGAILAFIASEDLYGYALTKKIQTVLDVSESTVYPVLRRLTKDDYLKTYDEPFQGRNRRYYQITETGKLRLAIIQTEWKDYRGKIDGVLRNHD encoded by the coding sequence ATGGCAATTCAAGTATCATCGGAGCTTTTAGAGGGAGCAATTCTTGCTTTCATTGCAAGCGAAGATTTATATGGTTATGCATTGACCAAGAAAATTCAAACAGTGCTTGATGTGTCAGAGTCGACGGTTTATCCCGTTTTAAGACGTTTGACCAAGGACGATTATTTAAAAACTTACGACGAGCCTTTTCAAGGGCGAAATCGGAGATATTACCAAATCACGGAGACAGGTAAACTTCGTTTGGCAATAATTCAAACTGAATGGAAGGATTATCGGGGAAAAATTGACGGGGTGTTAAGAAATCATGATTGA
- a CDS encoding polysaccharide deacetylase family protein: MEEIKKSRRKKRWIISICTIGIILCLGVSGWLVWAYEQHPQQITKVKKTEHRIKSKIKSASKGTSQVKAASESKDVPKEKPKTKRAPTNHNEAADSWTFKVEQVREDMKGPVNPDKPKVVFLTFDDGPSSNDTPQVLNILAEHNVHATFFLVGNRITPETQALVQQEYDSGHGIAVHSFTHDYKILYPNNVPNAQAILDEANKTRDLMKSFLGDKFDTRVWRYPGGTMSWKNLDESKSLLEKDNFTWMDWNAADGDGLGASAPKTVQAALNYHAMSLTVYPQSNVEIILMHDASDKQVTVQALPEIIKYYKDRDYQFGILE; this comes from the coding sequence ATGGAAGAAATAAAAAAATCCCGCCGGAAAAAACGCTGGATTATTTCAATTTGCACAATAGGTATTATTTTGTGTCTTGGTGTTTCGGGCTGGTTAGTTTGGGCTTATGAACAACATCCTCAACAAATCACAAAGGTCAAAAAAACTGAACATAGAATTAAATCGAAAATAAAATCAGCTTCCAAAGGTACTTCCCAGGTTAAAGCCGCCAGCGAAAGCAAAGATGTTCCAAAAGAAAAGCCCAAAACTAAAAGAGCTCCTACAAATCACAATGAAGCAGCTGACAGTTGGACTTTTAAAGTTGAGCAAGTGCGCGAAGATATGAAGGGACCCGTAAACCCTGACAAGCCCAAAGTTGTTTTTTTAACTTTTGACGACGGACCAAGCAGTAATGATACTCCGCAAGTGCTCAATATTCTGGCTGAACACAATGTTCATGCGACTTTTTTCTTGGTGGGTAATCGTATCACTCCTGAAACCCAAGCATTGGTCCAACAAGAATACGATAGTGGGCATGGGATTGCAGTGCACAGTTTTACTCATGATTACAAGATCCTTTATCCTAATAATGTTCCAAATGCTCAGGCAATTCTTGATGAAGCAAATAAAACCAGAGACCTGATGAAATCTTTTCTAGGCGATAAATTTGATACTAGGGTTTGGCGCTATCCAGGTGGAACGATGTCTTGGAAGAATTTAGACGAAAGCAAGTCTTTGCTTGAAAAAGATAATTTTACCTGGATGGACTGGAATGCCGCCGACGGAGATGGCCTGGGCGCATCTGCTCCCAAAACCGTCCAAGCAGCGCTTAATTACCATGCAATGTCTTTAACTGTTTATCCTCAATCCAATGTCGAAATTATTCTCATGCATGACGCTTCTGATAAACAAGTAACCGTTCAAGCACTCCCAGAAATTATTAAGTACTATAAAGACAGAGATTATCAGTTCGGAATCTTAGAATAG
- a CDS encoding helix-turn-helix transcriptional regulator → MIITNEVQYWRKKRNFTQEELAVKVGVTRKTIGSLEKGNYTPSLLLGFKIAQVLNVDINEIFRLEDN, encoded by the coding sequence ATGATAATTACTAATGAAGTTCAGTATTGGCGTAAAAAGAGAAACTTTACGCAAGAAGAGCTGGCCGTTAAAGTTGGAGTAACTCGTAAAACGATTGGCTCGCTTGAAAAAGGTAACTACACACCCTCTTTATTGCTGGGGTTCAAGATTGCTCAAGTTTTGAATGTTGATATTAACGAAATCTTTAGGTTGGAGGACAATTGA
- a CDS encoding BspA family leucine-rich repeat surface protein, giving the protein MNKKWKCLSIIPFVLVGFFVISLEIASGSFSKAFERKENVTVSPKETDNSKPIFRPDFQTRIERALQPITTEPGETQFFFSTFGNASAQLNENGKWDTIEITKPILWQRGAAVLNTSVDMTQDFTFNWDLKIDRGTTDLADGLGFSFHPIYKPGQTILDSQGGDSYVLPEVFGRHSNTTPVTSATDPDNGQKIHSLGLSGGDLGFSDLMNVIGFKIDTYFNTPNGRKQPGTSYGNPGHAVNYLSNDDETTPFGAFVETDNTGFAMPGRYSWRLVADETTPITGKSDAYGGVSGIPSKIADGKWHPMTISYASSTNTFKVTIAGSEGNSIHKMTWSRVLTPNELAVIADRKKWAFAIHGSTGAGNELNVIRDVHGTFTPGDPVVITRYVDENGNDLKDTVSTMLEDWQELHPGSTQFVDNSSPETIVKNGKTYRRAQVNGTFFKDGTRTHRRLGPSGVGTTAVSSGSNVEVKTEFDLVTFINYVYRQDLTTGSTDVTSDLQLSTDGTTFSKTANIHPGDKVTFKYTAKNNTLPIWSKVTAVQSLGGLFTPTGTLPAGVTQSSGLLYVPLNTGSTNDLRLGETGTNTVKMKYEGVEKASLTSNDAGQITITNNPATPGAAKTSTIVSKVSIYDQSNQLIDDSGSPIYGSYFYNAANSQAPLANTETVYNTANYVPTTDSVTVNDQGWWDFNATTKVLTIYPHELNYEDDKELESSGRNYSFPWSENYSLQIEKTVIKPGVTAKGSLRTLFYDQENMTTIEGLEDLDTSEVTDMYFMFCLCRSLTNLDVSNFNTSKVTNMGTMFGNCWSLTSLDVKNFDTHNVTDMSEMFKSCEKVTNLEVKDFDTSKVTTMLRMFHGCESLTSLDVTGFNTSNVTNMQSIFGFCRLLTGLDLRSFDTSKVTDMSDMFVYDNSLSDLKWNATKFNTNNVTDMQRMFNECSSLNVIDVSHFDTSKVTNVRRMFNECTSLASLDLSSFDLTNVVHKVDSNYVDSGYYEMLADTPKLWKLTLGPNTKFPDVTVSGTLISTKLADPTPGNKVIDLDSPVPPNPQYYATNAQWREVVTPGLEHVPDGAAKTAAEILSESATRNDVRTYVWDQIGKQTLEATPGNIDLGTHLGALRNQEYKSSAQNLKLTDNRNARAGKNWRIEAAVTKPFKHATDPTKVISGDPLYYHDTTLGTKTHLTSTAQLLYNGTATSDYQDVKNYPWNLSFKASPSGIPKAGKYNATVTFTLVNVIP; this is encoded by the coding sequence ATGAATAAGAAATGGAAGTGTTTAAGTATAATCCCATTTGTTTTAGTCGGCTTTTTTGTCATAAGTTTAGAGATCGCAAGCGGTTCTTTTAGTAAGGCATTTGAGCGCAAAGAAAATGTTACTGTAAGTCCTAAAGAAACGGATAATAGTAAACCTATTTTTCGCCCTGATTTTCAAACGAGAATTGAAAGAGCACTTCAGCCAATTACGACTGAGCCAGGTGAAACTCAGTTTTTCTTTTCAACATTTGGTAATGCTTCTGCCCAGCTTAATGAAAATGGTAAGTGGGATACAATTGAAATCACCAAGCCGATATTGTGGCAGCGTGGAGCGGCAGTTCTTAATACTTCAGTAGATATGACTCAGGACTTCACTTTTAATTGGGATTTAAAGATTGATCGTGGGACGACTGATTTAGCGGATGGATTAGGCTTTAGTTTTCATCCAATATATAAACCCGGTCAAACAATTCTTGATTCACAAGGCGGTGATAGTTATGTACTGCCAGAAGTTTTTGGGCGTCATTCCAACACCACGCCAGTTACTTCAGCGACAGACCCTGACAATGGTCAAAAAATTCATTCACTTGGGCTTAGTGGAGGAGATCTTGGATTTAGTGATCTGATGAATGTGATTGGTTTTAAGATTGATACTTACTTTAATACACCTAACGGGAGAAAACAGCCGGGTACCTCTTATGGAAATCCAGGACATGCGGTCAATTATTTGTCTAACGATGATGAAACTACACCATTTGGCGCATTCGTGGAAACAGATAATACGGGATTTGCGATGCCAGGTCGTTATTCTTGGCGTTTAGTTGCAGACGAGACTACACCAATAACAGGAAAAAGTGATGCCTACGGTGGAGTTAGTGGTATTCCTTCAAAAATTGCTGATGGTAAATGGCATCCGATGACCATTTCATATGCATCAAGTACCAATACTTTTAAAGTAACAATCGCTGGAAGCGAGGGCAATTCTATCCATAAAATGACCTGGTCAAGAGTTTTGACTCCAAATGAATTAGCAGTGATTGCTGATCGTAAGAAATGGGCATTTGCGATTCATGGATCTACCGGTGCAGGAAATGAGCTAAATGTCATTCGAGACGTTCACGGAACATTTACCCCAGGGGATCCAGTAGTCATCACACGTTATGTTGATGAGAATGGTAATGATTTAAAAGATACCGTATCGACCATGTTAGAAGATTGGCAGGAACTCCACCCTGGGTCGACTCAATTTGTGGATAACAGCAGTCCTGAAACTATAGTAAAAAATGGTAAGACTTACCGGCGAGCTCAGGTCAATGGGACGTTCTTTAAGGACGGTACGAGAACTCATCGCCGCCTGGGTCCTTCGGGAGTTGGAACTACTGCAGTCAGCAGTGGGAGTAACGTTGAGGTCAAAACAGAATTCGATCTCGTTACATTCATTAATTATGTCTATCGTCAGGATCTTACAACAGGCAGTACTGATGTGACATCCGATCTACAGTTGAGTACTGATGGGACAACATTCTCTAAGACCGCCAACATTCATCCAGGAGACAAAGTAACATTTAAATATACAGCGAAAAATAATACTCTGCCGATTTGGTCAAAGGTCACAGCAGTTCAGTCATTAGGTGGTTTGTTTACACCAACAGGCACATTGCCTGCAGGCGTTACTCAAAGCAGCGGTTTGTTATATGTACCATTGAACACAGGATCGACAAATGATTTGAGGTTAGGCGAGACTGGTACTAATACGGTTAAGATGAAGTATGAAGGAGTCGAAAAAGCCAGCCTTACTTCTAACGATGCGGGACAAATTACGATCACTAATAATCCTGCAACACCGGGAGCAGCCAAAACGTCAACTATTGTCTCAAAGGTATCAATCTACGATCAATCCAATCAGTTGATTGATGATAGCGGTAGTCCAATTTACGGGTCATATTTCTATAATGCTGCTAATTCTCAGGCTCCTTTAGCTAATACTGAAACAGTGTACAATACAGCCAATTACGTTCCGACGACAGATTCAGTGACGGTTAATGATCAGGGCTGGTGGGACTTTAATGCGACGACTAAAGTTCTGACGATCTATCCACATGAGTTGAATTATGAGGATGATAAAGAGCTTGAGTCTTCTGGACGGAACTACAGCTTTCCTTGGTCTGAGAACTATAGCTTACAAATAGAAAAGACGGTGATCAAGCCGGGAGTGACAGCAAAGGGCAGTCTAAGAACCTTATTTTATGATCAAGAAAATATGACTACGATTGAAGGACTAGAGGATCTCGATACCAGTGAAGTGACAGATATGTACTTCATGTTCTGCCTATGTCGTTCCTTAACCAATTTAGATGTTAGTAACTTTAATACAAGTAAGGTCACTAATATGGGGACGATGTTTGGTAACTGTTGGTCGTTAACCAGCCTCGATGTGAAGAATTTCGATACTCATAATGTTACTGATATGAGTGAAATGTTTAAAAGCTGCGAAAAAGTAACCAATTTAGAAGTGAAGGATTTTGATACTTCTAAAGTCACTACAATGCTGCGAATGTTTCATGGGTGTGAATCACTAACTAGCTTAGACGTAACAGGATTTAATACCAGTAATGTTACTAATATGCAATCCATATTTGGTTTTTGTCGATTACTCACAGGCCTTGATTTAAGGAGTTTTGATACCAGTAAAGTTACTGATATGTCAGATATGTTTGTTTATGATAACTCTTTATCTGATCTAAAATGGAATGCAACGAAATTTAATACCAACAATGTTACTGATATGCAAAGGATGTTTAACGAATGTAGTTCATTAAATGTTATTGATGTAAGTCATTTTGATACCAGTAAAGTAACGAATGTTAGAAGAATGTTTAATGAATGTACGTCTTTAGCAAGTCTTGATTTGAGCAGTTTTGACCTGACTAATGTTGTTCACAAAGTGGATTCAAATTATGTGGATAGTGGGTATTATGAGATGTTGGCAGATACTCCTAAACTTTGGAAATTAACGCTTGGACCAAATACGAAATTTCCAGATGTTACAGTTAGCGGGACGTTGATCTCTACAAAATTGGCAGACCCAACGCCTGGGAACAAAGTTATCGATTTAGATTCCCCAGTACCGCCTAATCCGCAGTATTACGCTACGAATGCTCAGTGGCGGGAAGTTGTTACACCTGGATTAGAGCATGTGCCAGACGGAGCAGCGAAAACAGCAGCTGAGATTCTCAGTGAGTCTGCAACTCGCAATGATGTTAGAACTTACGTTTGGGATCAAATTGGGAAGCAAACTTTAGAAGCGACACCTGGCAATATTGATCTGGGAACCCACCTTGGGGCGCTTAGAAATCAAGAATACAAAAGTTCAGCGCAGAATTTGAAATTAACCGATAACCGAAATGCGAGAGCGGGGAAGAATTGGCGCATTGAAGCAGCGGTAACGAAACCGTTTAAGCATGCAACAGATCCAACCAAAGTAATTAGCGGCGATCCACTTTATTATCATGATACGACTTTGGGGACGAAGACGCATTTAACTTCTACGGCGCAACTTCTATATAACGGTACTGCGACAAGCGACTATCAGGACGTCAAGAATTATCCATGGAATTTGAGTTTTAAGGCAAGTCCGAGTGGTATCCCAAAAGCAGGGAAATACAATGCAACAGTGACATTTACTTTGGTGAATGTTATACCTTAA
- a CDS encoding ABC transporter permease translates to MKDMNLLQQLIYYFTHNGQYILGEFNRHFLISVYGVILASIVGIPIGIFISRHSKLAKWVVGIANVIQTIPSLALVSIMMLGLGLGVNTVILTVFLYSLLPIIKNTDTGMRNVNPDLLDAGKGMGMTKMQRLIQIELPLSISVIMAGLRSALVLAIGVTAIGSFVGAGGLGDIIIRGTNATNGGAIILAGALPTALMAIISDLVLGFLEKRFAARTNH, encoded by the coding sequence ATGAAAGATATGAATCTTTTACAGCAATTGATTTATTATTTTACCCATAACGGTCAATACATTCTTGGTGAATTTAATCGGCATTTTCTGATTTCAGTTTACGGGGTTATTCTGGCGTCAATTGTTGGAATTCCGATTGGGATCTTCATCTCACGGCACTCAAAGCTTGCTAAATGGGTCGTCGGGATCGCTAATGTAATTCAGACAATTCCTTCTTTGGCACTTGTTTCTATTATGATGCTGGGGCTAGGGCTCGGGGTTAATACCGTAATCTTGACGGTTTTTCTCTATTCGCTTTTACCAATCATTAAAAACACTGACACGGGGATGCGGAATGTGAACCCTGATCTGCTTGATGCTGGTAAGGGAATGGGAATGACCAAAATGCAGCGCTTGATTCAAATTGAATTACCACTTTCGATTTCTGTGATCATGGCGGGGCTGCGTAGTGCACTGGTCCTTGCAATTGGTGTAACTGCGATCGGATCTTTCGTTGGAGCAGGAGGCCTGGGAGATATTATTATTCGTGGGACTAATGCAACTAACGGTGGTGCGATTATCTTAGCGGGCGCGCTGCCAACAGCTTTGATGGCAATTATTTCAGATTTAGTTTTGGGATTTTTGGAGAAACGTTTTGCAGCTCGGACTAATCACTAA
- a CDS encoding osmoprotectant ABC transporter substrate-binding protein — protein MPKLKWKNATIVLYSLILLLVLTGCSWPGLSGTGDNTIKIGSQNTTEQQIMANIIQQMIEHDSKYQTTIINNLGSGNVSFEAQKRGDTDLTAIRYTGTDYQTILNLSGGTSSKEINQEVKNDFREKYQMTYFPTYGFADTYQFMVTAKYAKDHNLNTVSDLKRVAGDMRVGIDQIWANRRGDGYSAFKNTYGFGFGKVYPMQIGLVYDALDSGKMDAVLGYSTDGRIASYDLKLLKDDKNFFPPYEASVVVNDQALKKYPKLKTILSRLNGQISLKTMQKLNYQVDNDLLEPSVAAKQFLEKHHYFEGVNDK, from the coding sequence ATGCCTAAATTAAAATGGAAGAACGCTACAATAGTTCTCTATAGTTTGATCTTACTCCTGGTTTTAACTGGCTGTTCGTGGCCAGGTCTCAGCGGGACCGGCGACAATACTATCAAAATCGGTTCCCAAAATACAACTGAACAGCAAATCATGGCTAATATAATTCAACAGATGATTGAGCATGATTCAAAATATCAAACAACGATTATTAATAATTTGGGTTCCGGAAATGTTAGCTTTGAGGCGCAAAAGCGCGGCGATACTGATCTCACGGCGATTAGATACACGGGAACGGATTACCAGACCATTTTAAATTTAAGCGGCGGTACTAGTTCTAAAGAGATTAATCAAGAAGTGAAAAATGATTTTCGCGAAAAATATCAAATGACCTATTTTCCAACGTACGGATTTGCTGATACATATCAGTTTATGGTTACGGCAAAGTATGCCAAAGACCATAATCTAAACACTGTTTCTGATTTGAAACGTGTTGCTGGCGATATGCGCGTGGGGATTGACCAGATTTGGGCTAATCGGCGCGGCGATGGCTACAGCGCATTTAAAAATACGTATGGATTCGGATTTGGTAAGGTCTATCCGATGCAGATCGGCTTAGTTTATGATGCGCTTGATTCAGGGAAAATGGACGCAGTCTTAGGATATTCAACTGACGGTCGGATTGCTAGTTATGATTTGAAGCTCCTAAAAGATGACAAAAATTTCTTCCCGCCTTATGAAGCCAGCGTGGTTGTTAATGATCAGGCATTAAAAAAGTATCCAAAATTAAAAACAATTTTAAGCCGCTTAAACGGTCAAATAAGTCTGAAGACGATGCAAAAATTGAATTATCAAGTAGATAATGACCTGTTGGAGCCTTCAGTTGCAGCTAAGCAGTTTTTAGAAAAGCATCATTATTTTGAGGGGGTAAATGACAAATGA
- a CDS encoding ABC transporter permease, translating to MSDFLTEYGGELVQEIIQHIYISAIALLLGIIVAVPLGILLTRAKKIAGFVIGLTSVLQTIPAMALLAMMIPLFGIGTLPAIVALFIYSLMPILRNTYIGMTGVDPSLIDVAKGMGMNNWQSIWNVELPQAAGVIMAGIRLSGTYVIAWTALASYIGAGGLGDMIFNGLNLYRGDLILGGSVPAILLALLVDWLLGKIEAKVTPRTQEVQDA from the coding sequence ATGAGTGATTTTTTGACTGAATATGGCGGCGAGCTGGTTCAAGAAATTATTCAACATATTTATATTTCGGCAATCGCCTTATTATTAGGGATTATTGTGGCTGTTCCTTTAGGAATTCTTTTAACGAGAGCTAAGAAAATTGCGGGATTCGTGATAGGGCTAACGAGCGTTTTACAGACAATCCCGGCAATGGCACTTTTAGCGATGATGATTCCGCTGTTTGGGATTGGGACACTCCCCGCAATCGTTGCCCTTTTTATTTATTCTTTAATGCCGATCTTGCGTAATACTTATATCGGAATGACCGGAGTCGATCCGAGCTTGATCGATGTTGCAAAAGGCATGGGAATGAATAATTGGCAGTCGATTTGGAATGTCGAATTACCCCAGGCAGCAGGAGTTATCATGGCGGGGATCCGCCTTTCAGGGACTTATGTCATCGCTTGGACTGCTCTGGCTTCCTATATTGGAGCAGGCGGCCTGGGCGACATGATTTTTAACGGCTTGAACCTTTATCGGGGCGATTTGATCTTAGGTGGATCGGTTCCAGCAATTCTTTTGGCGCTTTTAGTCGATTGGCTGTTGGGTAAAATCGAGGCAAAAGTGACTCCGCGGACGCAGGAGGTGCAAGATGCCTAA
- a CDS encoding betaine/proline/choline family ABC transporter ATP-binding protein (Members of the family are the ATP-binding subunit of ABC transporters for substrates such as betaine, L-proline or other amino acids, choline, carnitine, etc. The substrate specificity is best determined from the substrate-binding subunit, rather than this subunit, as it interacts with the permease subunit and not with substrate directly.) — MSHVRKVYGDKVAVNDFNLDVEKGEFICFIGTSGSGKTTTMRMINRMNVPSSGEIKINGMDVMKMDPVKLRRQIGYVIQNIGLLPHMTIKDNILLVPKMLKWDQKKMDDRAVEMIKMAELPEEFLDRYPSELSGGQQQRIGVVRALAADQELILMDEPFGALDPITRDSLQDLVKDLQQRLGKTFIFVTHDMDEALKLSTRIVVMSHGDQVQVDTPENILRHPANKFVADLIGEERLIQARPTITTVGQISKKAISIQNNANLREALSLMHQMRVDTLLVTDSKGILRGYVDLEMINDQYNKKERVEDVMNKQAFFVRKDSVISDTVDRILKRGYRNVPVVDTNGVLTGIVTRASLVDMVYDALWSGGDNEESSDKEVSSDVGETSAHHDAAHPKNREVTQNE, encoded by the coding sequence ATGTCGCATGTACGAAAAGTATACGGCGATAAGGTTGCGGTTAATGATTTTAATCTTGATGTTGAAAAAGGTGAGTTTATTTGTTTCATCGGGACTTCGGGTTCTGGTAAAACAACAACAATGAGGATGATTAACCGAATGAATGTTCCGTCATCTGGTGAGATTAAGATTAACGGAATGGATGTTATGAAGATGGATCCTGTAAAATTGCGGCGTCAGATCGGTTATGTTATTCAAAATATTGGATTACTACCGCATATGACAATTAAGGATAATATTTTGTTGGTCCCTAAAATGCTCAAATGGGACCAAAAGAAGATGGATGATCGCGCAGTTGAAATGATAAAAATGGCTGAGTTGCCAGAGGAGTTTTTAGATCGCTATCCGAGTGAGCTGTCTGGTGGACAGCAACAGCGAATCGGAGTGGTTCGAGCACTTGCTGCCGATCAGGAGCTCATCTTGATGGATGAGCCATTTGGGGCCCTTGATCCAATTACGCGTGATTCTTTACAGGATTTGGTGAAGGATTTACAGCAACGCTTAGGCAAAACTTTTATTTTTGTAACCCATGATATGGATGAAGCGTTAAAACTGTCGACGCGAATTGTTGTGATGTCGCACGGTGACCAAGTCCAGGTTGATACGCCAGAGAATATTTTGCGCCATCCGGCCAATAAATTTGTGGCCGATTTAATCGGAGAAGAACGTTTAATCCAGGCCAGACCGACGATCACGACAGTTGGGCAAATTTCCAAAAAGGCAATTTCAATCCAAAACAATGCGAATTTGCGTGAAGCGTTGAGCTTGATGCATCAAATGCGCGTTGATACGCTTTTGGTTACGGATTCGAAAGGCATCTTAAGAGGTTATGTGGACTTAGAGATGATCAATGACCAATATAATAAGAAAGAACGTGTTGAAGATGTGATGAATAAGCAGGCATTTTTTGTCCGCAAAGATTCAGTTATTTCAGACACAGTCGACCGGATTTTAAAACGAGGCTATCGAAATGTGCCAGTCGTTGATACCAACGGGGTCTTGACCGGAATTGTAACGAGAGCATCACTTGTGGATATGGTTTATGATGCGTTATGGAGCGGCGGTGATAATGAAGAATCATCTGATAAAGAAGTTTCTTCTGATGTGGGTGAGACTAGTGCTCATCACGATGCTGCTCATCCCAAAAATAGGGAAGTGACCCAAAATGAGTGA
- a CDS encoding PTS sugar transporter subunit IIB, with protein sequence MKKILVACGSGIATSTVARNAIEEKLEERGVDMSQLSFDQTSIPQIPSIADQYDLIITTAKYTEDVNKPILNGLPFLTNIGEDKVIDQILDTLNLK encoded by the coding sequence ATGAAAAAAATTCTAGTCGCATGTGGTTCTGGTATTGCAACATCAACAGTTGCAAGAAATGCTATTGAGGAAAAGTTAGAAGAAAGAGGAGTGGATATGAGTCAGCTTTCTTTTGATCAAACCTCGATTCCCCAAATTCCAAGCATTGCTGATCAATATGATTTGATCATTACAACTGCCAAGTATACAGAAGACGTAAATAAGCCGATTTTAAATGGGTTGCCTTTTCTAACAAATATCGGAGAAGATAAAGTTATTGATCAAATCCTTGACACATTAAACTTGAAATAG
- a CDS encoding PTS sugar transporter subunit IIA — MVLISKDLIFKDKTFNDREEALNFSAQKLLDNGLVKKTYAQAILEREKIFPTGLPTGNIKVAIPHADAEHVNESALAITTLKKPVGFQNMGDPDSTLDVSIIIMMAIAEPKKQVAMLQQLMKIVQDQDYLQKILDCQSTDELYDDLQKKFCEM, encoded by the coding sequence TTGGTTTTAATTAGTAAGGACCTGATTTTTAAAGATAAGACATTCAATGATCGTGAAGAAGCTTTAAATTTTAGTGCCCAGAAATTGTTAGATAATGGATTAGTCAAAAAGACATATGCTCAGGCGATTCTTGAGCGGGAAAAGATTTTCCCAACAGGTTTACCAACCGGAAATATTAAGGTGGCGATTCCCCACGCAGATGCTGAGCACGTTAACGAATCTGCTTTAGCGATTACGACCCTCAAAAAACCAGTGGGCTTCCAAAATATGGGTGATCCAGATTCTACTTTAGATGTTTCAATAATTATTATGATGGCGATTGCTGAACCTAAGAAGCAAGTTGCGATGTTGCAGCAGTTAATGAAGATTGTGCAAGATCAAGATTATTTGCAGAAAATCTTAGATTGCCAAAGTACTGATGAGCTTTATGATGATTTGCAAAAAAAATTTTGCGAAATGTAA